One genomic window of Kaistia geumhonensis includes the following:
- a CDS encoding ABC transporter permease, producing MINLRRHRAILLAYLGMLLLLLLTSVVAPGFLSAAHLRSTVVLAAFIGIVALGQTFVIIGGGIDLSVPWVLNAAAVLMTLAAAGQNGPLLYIVPLLLVAGALVGAINGLGVALFGVPPIIMTLAVNVILQGGILVFTGGAPTATAPPAIQFLAVGRIAGFPVILILWVVIAVVATLLLSRSAFGRYLYAVGSSAAVATFSGVPTLATTVAAYTLSGFAAALAGMLLTGYTAQAYLGMGDPYLFTSIAAVAIGGASILGGSGNYIGTIAGALVLTILTGLLPALNLSNGALLVVYGVVILVTVSLGSESLAAFLGSFRRARRGDGAAS from the coding sequence ATGATCAATCTGCGCCGCCACCGCGCCATCCTGCTCGCCTATCTCGGCATGCTGCTGCTGCTGCTCCTCACGAGCGTGGTCGCGCCGGGCTTCCTCTCGGCGGCGCATCTGCGCAGCACCGTGGTTCTCGCTGCCTTCATCGGCATCGTCGCGCTCGGGCAGACCTTCGTCATCATCGGCGGCGGCATCGATCTCTCGGTACCCTGGGTGCTGAACGCCGCGGCCGTGCTCATGACGCTGGCAGCCGCCGGCCAGAACGGGCCGCTGCTCTATATCGTGCCGCTCCTCCTCGTCGCCGGCGCGCTGGTCGGCGCGATCAACGGGCTCGGGGTGGCGCTGTTCGGCGTGCCGCCGATCATCATGACGCTCGCCGTCAACGTCATCCTGCAGGGCGGCATCCTCGTCTTCACGGGCGGCGCGCCGACCGCGACGGCGCCGCCGGCCATCCAGTTTCTCGCCGTCGGCCGCATCGCCGGCTTCCCCGTCATCCTGATCCTGTGGGTCGTGATCGCGGTGGTGGCGACGCTGCTGCTATCGCGGAGCGCCTTCGGCCGCTATCTCTATGCCGTCGGCTCGAGCGCCGCGGTCGCGACCTTTTCCGGCGTGCCGACGCTCGCGACCACGGTCGCCGCCTATACGCTCTCCGGCTTCGCCGCAGCGCTGGCCGGCATGCTGCTCACGGGCTACACGGCGCAGGCCTATCTCGGCATGGGCGATCCCTATCTCTTCACCTCGATCGCGGCGGTGGCCATCGGCGGCGCCTCGATCCTCGGCGGCAGCGGCAACTATATCGGCACCATCGCCGGCGCGCTTGTGTTGACGATCCTGACCGGCCTCCTGCCCGCGCTCAATCTTTCCAACGGCGCCTTGCTCGTCGTCTATGGCGTCGTGATCCTGGTGACCGTCTCGCTCGGCAGCGAGTCGCTTGCCGCCTTTCTCGGCAGCTTCCGCCGCGCGCGCCGCGGCGACGGTGCCGCTTCCTGA
- a CDS encoding SMP-30/gluconolactonase/LRE family protein produces the protein MVEIECVVDAGALLGESTYWDVDEQVLWWIDIYGKTVHCFDPETRQDDTVALPEYPGCLAVREAGGLVITMETGFHFLDPANGQLTPIVDPETGIDDTRFNDGKTDRQGRFWSGSMFEAPGKPMRPIASLYRLDTDLSCHKVVEGVGCSNGLAWSPDSRTMYYTDSHTPIVWAFDFDPVTGEAANRRDFVDLSFMDGIVDGSTVDADGCYWLTVPFKGKVMRYDPDGRLMLTIDLPVDLPTCCEFGGEALDTLYVTSATLRRPADILASQKNPGGLFAIHGTGAKGLPLVPFKG, from the coding sequence ATGGTCGAGATCGAATGCGTCGTCGATGCCGGAGCGCTGCTCGGCGAGAGCACCTATTGGGATGTCGACGAGCAGGTGCTGTGGTGGATCGACATCTACGGCAAGACCGTCCACTGCTTCGATCCCGAGACGCGGCAGGACGATACGGTCGCCCTTCCGGAATATCCCGGCTGCCTTGCCGTGCGCGAGGCCGGCGGGCTCGTCATCACGATGGAGACGGGCTTCCATTTCCTCGATCCGGCGAACGGGCAGCTGACGCCGATCGTCGATCCGGAGACCGGGATCGACGATACGCGCTTCAACGACGGCAAGACGGACCGGCAGGGACGCTTCTGGTCGGGCTCGATGTTTGAGGCGCCCGGCAAGCCGATGCGTCCGATCGCCTCGCTCTATCGCCTCGACACCGACCTTTCCTGCCACAAAGTCGTCGAGGGCGTCGGCTGCTCGAACGGGCTCGCCTGGAGCCCCGACAGCCGCACGATGTACTACACCGACAGCCACACCCCGATCGTCTGGGCCTTCGACTTCGACCCCGTCACCGGCGAAGCGGCCAACCGGCGCGACTTCGTCGACCTGTCCTTCATGGACGGCATCGTCGATGGCTCCACCGTCGACGCGGACGGCTGCTACTGGCTGACCGTCCCCTTCAAGGGCAAGGTCATGCGCTATGACCCAGACGGAAGGCTGATGCTGACGATCGACCTGCCGGTCGACCTGCCGACCTGCTGCGAGTTCGGCGGCGAGGCGCTCGATACGCTCTATGTCACGAGCGCGACGCTGCGCCGCCCGGCCGATATCCTCGCCAGCCAGAAGAACCCCGGCGGCCTGTTCGCCATCCACGGCACCGGGGCGAAGGGACTGCCGCTCGTTCCCTTCAAGGGCTGA
- a CDS encoding DUF2125 domain-containing protein has product MTDQSKTSPSGAGGATPTAPKARGRRRFRIVVGVVVALALLWTAGWFGLSHYLGGKIDALEARAAAEGATLSCGGRSIGGFPFRIDVTCMPVAAACPAEDVSIDLAGFEALGLVYNPGHALFAAKGPMTLKGPGGASLDANWTSLQSSLRLGLSGLKRYSLVADGLDARIAAPALMDGAVPLSAEHAELHLMPEDGGLLDIALSVTRLTAAPPGRPSLPAIDADIAAAVPEAMARARNGEDAAAAWIASGQPIRIDRLLTTIGGASADISGALTPGADGLLNGRLTVRLDQIEKLPDVVDGLKPGSGDKARQMIGLVSALLKPVTVDGRTWREATVTIASGRASLGFIPLGTLPRIGPAPLEPVAPPPPASAEPAPTGPVASAEPTGPAAAIAPGGETAGRSLGEMSSPEPAIEAPAMMALKRCAVSS; this is encoded by the coding sequence GTGACCGACCAGTCCAAGACCAGCCCGTCCGGCGCAGGCGGCGCCACGCCGACCGCCCCGAAGGCGCGGGGGCGCCGACGCTTCCGGATCGTCGTCGGCGTCGTGGTCGCGCTTGCCCTGCTGTGGACCGCCGGCTGGTTCGGCCTCAGCCACTATCTGGGCGGCAAGATCGATGCCCTCGAGGCGCGCGCCGCGGCCGAAGGCGCCACGCTCTCCTGCGGCGGGCGGTCGATCGGCGGATTTCCCTTCCGCATCGACGTGACCTGCATGCCCGTCGCGGCGGCCTGCCCCGCCGAGGACGTCTCGATCGACCTCGCCGGCTTCGAGGCGCTCGGCCTCGTCTACAATCCCGGCCATGCGCTCTTCGCGGCCAAGGGCCCGATGACTCTGAAGGGCCCCGGCGGCGCGAGCCTCGACGCCAACTGGACGTCGCTGCAGTCGAGCCTCCGGCTCGGCCTTTCCGGCCTCAAGCGCTATTCGCTGGTCGCGGACGGGCTCGACGCCCGCATCGCCGCGCCGGCGCTCATGGACGGCGCGGTGCCGCTCAGCGCCGAGCATGCCGAGTTGCATCTGATGCCGGAAGACGGCGGGCTGCTGGACATTGCCCTCAGCGTGACGCGGCTCACGGCGGCTCCGCCCGGCCGCCCCTCGCTCCCCGCCATCGATGCCGACATCGCCGCGGCTGTGCCCGAGGCGATGGCGCGGGCTCGGAACGGCGAGGATGCCGCCGCGGCCTGGATCGCTTCCGGCCAGCCGATTCGTATCGATCGCCTGCTGACCACGATCGGCGGCGCCTCGGCCGACATCTCGGGTGCGCTCACGCCCGGCGCCGATGGGCTGCTCAATGGCCGGCTTACCGTGCGGCTCGACCAGATCGAGAAGCTGCCCGACGTCGTCGATGGCCTGAAGCCCGGCAGCGGCGACAAGGCGCGGCAGATGATCGGCCTAGTCTCGGCGCTGCTGAAGCCGGTGACCGTGGACGGCCGGACCTGGCGCGAGGCAACCGTCACCATCGCCTCGGGCCGCGCCTCTCTCGGCTTCATTCCGCTCGGAACACTGCCGCGCATCGGCCCGGCCCCGCTCGAGCCCGTAGCGCCGCCGCCGCCGGCCAGCGCGGAACCCGCACCGACCGGGCCAGTGGCAAGCGCGGAGCCCACCGGGCCTGCTGCCGCCATCGCGCCCGGCGGAGAGACCGCAGGCCGCTCGCTTGGGGAGATGTCCAGTCCCGAACCGGCGATCGAGGCGCCGGCTATGATGGCGCTGAAGCGCTGCGCCGTCTCGTCCTGA
- a CDS encoding gamma-glutamylcyclotransferase, which translates to MSDLWVFGYGSLMWRPGFSYAEAVPARLRGEHRALCVLSYVHRGTREKPGLVLGLDKGGSCRGVAFRILEAERDAVMSYLRERELVTNVYREVTRPVRLAGGGEVRAVTYVVDRSHPQYAGKLGRDAVLALVRESAGVSGHNRDYVLATAEHLASVGINDQLLVWLAGELSGERGRSA; encoded by the coding sequence ATGTCCGATCTCTGGGTGTTTGGCTACGGCTCGCTGATGTGGCGGCCGGGCTTCAGCTATGCCGAGGCCGTTCCGGCACGTCTTCGCGGCGAGCATCGCGCTCTCTGTGTCCTGTCCTACGTCCATCGGGGCACGCGCGAGAAGCCTGGGCTCGTATTGGGGCTCGACAAAGGCGGCTCGTGCCGCGGCGTCGCCTTTCGCATCCTCGAGGCCGAACGCGACGCCGTGATGTCCTATCTGCGCGAACGCGAGCTCGTCACCAATGTCTATCGCGAGGTGACGCGGCCGGTCCGTCTCGCCGGCGGCGGCGAGGTGCGGGCGGTGACCTATGTCGTCGACCGCAGCCATCCGCAATATGCCGGCAAGCTCGGCCGCGACGCTGTGCTCGCGCTGGTGCGGGAGAGTGCCGGCGTCTCGGGCCATAACCGCGATTATGTGCTGGCGACGGCCGAGCATCTCGCCAGCGTCGGCATCAACGACCAGCTGCTCGTCTGGCTGGCGGGCGAACTCTCGGGCGAGCGCGGTCGCAGCGCCTGA
- a CDS encoding lysophospholipid acyltransferase family protein, whose amino-acid sequence MLIVRSFLFQVAFYAIMAVIIAVTLPFYFFLPHRAAIGVVKLWTGASMWALRVVAGTRIEIRGLERLPHGAALIAPKHQSAFETMALFPLLDDPTFVMKRQLMMIPMFGWYTWKAGMIAVDRAGGSKALRKLAADSREAAAAGRQIILFPEGTRRPVGAPPDYKFGIIHLYRELKVPVVPIALNAGLYWPRRSFLRYPGTIIVEVLEPIPPGLDSKTFLARLIAAIEPATDRLVTEALASPNPPPVPAATAGHGA is encoded by the coding sequence ATGCTGATCGTCCGTTCGTTCCTGTTCCAGGTCGCGTTCTACGCGATCATGGCCGTCATCATCGCCGTCACCCTCCCCTTCTATTTCTTCCTGCCGCATCGGGCCGCGATCGGCGTCGTGAAGCTCTGGACCGGCGCCAGCATGTGGGCGCTGCGCGTCGTCGCCGGCACGCGGATCGAGATCCGTGGCCTCGAAAGGCTGCCGCACGGCGCCGCTCTGATCGCGCCGAAGCACCAGTCCGCTTTCGAGACCATGGCGCTGTTCCCCCTGCTCGACGACCCGACCTTCGTCATGAAGCGGCAGCTGATGATGATCCCGATGTTCGGCTGGTACACCTGGAAGGCCGGCATGATCGCGGTCGACCGGGCCGGCGGCTCCAAGGCGCTCCGCAAGCTCGCCGCCGACAGCCGCGAGGCCGCAGCGGCGGGTCGCCAGATCATCCTCTTCCCGGAAGGAACGCGCCGTCCGGTCGGCGCGCCGCCGGACTACAAGTTCGGCATAATCCACCTCTACCGCGAACTGAAGGTGCCAGTCGTCCCGATTGCGCTCAATGCCGGGCTCTACTGGCCGCGGCGCAGCTTCCTGCGCTATCCGGGCACGATCATCGTCGAGGTTCTGGAGCCGATCCCGCCCGGCCTCGATTCGAAGACCTTCCTCGCCCGCCTCATCGCAGCGATCGAGCCGGCGACCGATCGCCTCGTCACCGAGGCGCTGGCATCGCCGAACCCGCCGCCGGTGCCCGCCGCCACCGCCGGACACGGGGCCTGA
- a CDS encoding YdcF family protein produces MDLGSRRSGKDRAAGPASRPAQTRRPPLFSGRFLVFALVFLAGLTLFDFVRFSDGVARLAPPAGIKAEGIVALTGGAARIDGALALLADGRGERLLISGVNPAVGRREIAKKTAGDQMRILNGDVDLGHAARDTIGNADEARDWAMKNGFRSLIIVTSDYHMPRSMIELAGAMPDTALIPYPVSNPQLDMTRWWRHTASLKLLMAEYVKYTLARARLAVESPWGATPAATPVRSAAAKAEADAR; encoded by the coding sequence ATGGATCTCGGGAGCCGCCGATCCGGCAAGGATCGGGCGGCGGGACCGGCGTCGCGGCCGGCGCAGACGCGCCGCCCGCCGCTCTTTTCGGGCCGCTTCCTGGTCTTCGCGCTCGTCTTCCTCGCCGGGCTCACGCTCTTCGATTTCGTACGCTTCTCGGACGGCGTTGCCCGCCTCGCCCCGCCCGCCGGAATCAAGGCCGAGGGCATCGTCGCACTGACGGGCGGCGCCGCCCGGATCGATGGCGCGCTGGCGCTTCTGGCCGACGGCCGTGGCGAAAGGCTGCTCATTTCCGGCGTGAACCCCGCCGTCGGCCGGCGCGAGATCGCAAAGAAGACGGCCGGCGACCAGATGCGCATCCTCAATGGCGACGTCGATCTCGGCCACGCGGCGCGCGACACGATCGGCAATGCCGACGAAGCCCGCGACTGGGCGATGAAGAACGGTTTTCGCTCGCTCATCATCGTGACGAGCGACTATCACATGCCGCGCAGCATGATCGAACTCGCCGGCGCCATGCCCGACACCGCGCTCATTCCCTATCCGGTCTCCAACCCGCAGCTCGACATGACGCGCTGGTGGCGACACACCGCCTCTCTCAAGCTTCTCATGGCCGAATACGTGAAGTATACGCTGGCGCGGGCGCGGCTCGCCGTCGAGTCGCCGTGGGGGGCAACACCGGCGGCGACGCCGGTCCGGTCCGCCGCGGCCAAGGCGGAGGCCGACGCCCGCTGA
- a CDS encoding cell division protein FtsX: MSERNAIRAPVMGGRRSTTRSKAPPSPIVPAGSIAGRSLMIVVAIMSFLACLTLGAVTLVRDASLDWQSDIVREITVQVRPVDGIDTDAEAAKAVAIATATTGVASARQLSSWENAQLLEPWLGSGLDMSDLPIPRLIVVELASPDTVDLAALSERLGKEVKGASLDDHRSWTDRLKAMANATVIIGFSILALVFVATVLSVVFATRGAMASNRDIVSVLHYVGAEAGFIAREFQSHFLILGLKGGLWGAAGATLLFLVLSFLFGRSIATPEGDQVSALFGRFAIGPTGYLGALGIAILIALMTAITSRLTVFRHLASIE, from the coding sequence ATGAGTGAGCGAAACGCCATCCGCGCCCCCGTGATGGGCGGCCGCCGTTCCACGACGCGCTCCAAGGCGCCGCCGAGCCCGATCGTGCCGGCGGGATCGATCGCGGGACGATCGCTGATGATCGTCGTCGCCATCATGAGCTTTCTCGCCTGCCTGACGCTCGGCGCGGTGACGCTGGTGCGTGACGCCTCGCTCGACTGGCAGTCGGACATCGTGCGCGAGATCACGGTCCAGGTCCGTCCCGTGGACGGGATCGACACCGACGCCGAGGCCGCCAAGGCGGTCGCGATCGCAACGGCGACGACCGGCGTCGCCAGCGCCCGCCAGCTGTCGTCCTGGGAGAACGCGCAGCTGCTCGAGCCCTGGCTCGGCAGCGGTCTCGACATGAGCGACCTGCCGATTCCGCGCCTCATCGTCGTCGAGCTCGCGAGCCCCGATACCGTCGACCTCGCGGCACTGTCCGAGCGGCTCGGCAAGGAAGTGAAGGGGGCGAGCCTCGACGATCACCGCAGCTGGACCGACCGGCTGAAGGCGATGGCCAACGCCACCGTCATCATCGGCTTCTCGATCCTCGCGCTCGTCTTCGTCGCGACCGTGCTCTCGGTCGTGTTCGCGACGCGCGGCGCCATGGCCTCCAATCGGGACATCGTCTCGGTGCTTCACTATGTGGGCGCCGAGGCCGGGTTCATCGCGCGCGAGTTCCAGAGTCACTTCCTGATCCTCGGCCTCAAGGGTGGCCTCTGGGGCGCGGCCGGGGCGACGCTCCTGTTCCTCGTCCTCTCCTTCCTGTTCGGCCGATCGATCGCGACGCCCGAGGGCGATCAGGTCTCGGCCCTGTTCGGCCGCTTTGCCATCGGCCCGACCGGCTATCTCGGCGCGCTCGGCATCGCCATCCTGATCGCCCTGATGACGGCCATCACCTCGCGCCTCACCGTCTTCCGCCACCTCGCGAGCATCGAATGA
- the ftsE gene encoding cell division ATP-binding protein FtsE — MIRFENVGLRYGMGAEVLRDLSFEIAPRSFQFLTGPSGAGKSTLLRLLFMSLKPTRGLIQIFDRDVATLPRTELPALRRRIGVVFQDFRLLDHLTTFENVALPLRVLGRDEASYRADVIELLKWVGLGDRVQALPPILSGGEKQRAAIARALIGQPEILLADEPTGNVDPPLAKRLLRLFVELNKLGTSVVIATHDIGLMNQFDARRLVLHEGRLSIYE; from the coding sequence TTGATCCGCTTCGAGAATGTCGGCCTCAGATACGGAATGGGTGCGGAAGTGCTGCGCGACCTCTCCTTCGAGATCGCACCGCGCTCCTTCCAGTTCCTGACCGGTCCTTCGGGCGCCGGCAAGTCGACGCTGCTGCGCCTCCTGTTCATGTCGCTGAAGCCGACGCGCGGCCTCATCCAGATCTTCGACCGCGATGTGGCGACGCTGCCGCGGACGGAGCTGCCGGCGCTTCGCCGCCGCATCGGCGTGGTCTTCCAGGATTTCCGACTGCTCGACCACCTGACCACCTTCGAGAATGTCGCGCTGCCGCTGCGCGTGCTCGGCCGCGACGAGGCGAGCTACCGGGCGGACGTAATCGAGCTGCTGAAATGGGTCGGCCTCGGCGATCGCGTTCAGGCCCTGCCGCCGATCCTCTCGGGCGGCGAGAAGCAGCGCGCGGCGATCGCCCGCGCCCTGATTGGACAGCCCGAGATCCTGCTCGCCGACGAGCCGACCGGCAATGTCGATCCGCCGCTCGCGAAGAGGCTGCTGCGCCTCTTTGTCGAGCTGAACAAGCTCGGCACATCGGTCGTGATCGCCACCCACGACATCGGCCTCATGAACCAGTTCGACGCCCGTCGGCTGGTGCTGCACGAAGGACGGCTGTCGATCTATGAGTGA
- a CDS encoding DUF3426 domain-containing protein: protein MSARGAAGEKAGQRRSAVPTLLSLALLVIVVAVAVLGRTALVGAAPGLARLYAAVGVPVNVVGLDLVDIYPSRDVEGGAPGLVVEGTIVNVTSRKVDVPSLRLTLLDASGERVGGWQAEPTLTRLAPGESQKFRTRLASPPDQARKVSVSFASPGTKG from the coding sequence GTGTCGGCACGCGGCGCGGCAGGTGAGAAGGCAGGGCAACGGCGTTCGGCCGTTCCGACGCTGCTGTCGCTCGCCCTCCTCGTCATCGTGGTGGCGGTCGCGGTCCTCGGCCGCACGGCGCTCGTCGGCGCCGCGCCGGGCCTCGCCCGCCTCTATGCTGCCGTCGGCGTGCCGGTGAACGTCGTCGGCCTCGACCTCGTCGACATCTACCCATCACGTGATGTCGAGGGCGGGGCTCCCGGCCTCGTCGTCGAGGGCACGATCGTCAATGTCACGAGCCGAAAGGTCGATGTGCCCTCGCTTCGGCTGACGCTTCTCGATGCCTCCGGCGAACGCGTCGGCGGCTGGCAGGCCGAGCCGACCCTCACGCGGCTCGCCCCCGGCGAAAGCCAGAAATTCCGTACGCGGCTCGCTTCGCCGCCCGATCAAGCCAGGAAAGTCTCGGTGAGCTTCGCCTCGCCCGGGACGAAGGGATGA
- the hpt gene encoding hypoxanthine phosphoribosyltransferase, protein MPVVRGRSIRVLYDEAAIKARNAELAAEIAASGYDNLLVISILKGSFVFAADLIRALHDSGLAPEVEFISLSSYGAGTQSSGSVRVVKDIESDVAGRDVLLIDDILESGRTLSFARSLMEERGARRVGIAVLLEKPGKRAVAIDAEHIGFVCPDLFVVGYGMDAAHAFRELPFVGVVEE, encoded by the coding sequence ATGCCCGTCGTGCGCGGACGTTCGATCCGAGTTCTCTATGACGAAGCGGCCATCAAGGCCCGCAATGCCGAGCTGGCGGCCGAGATCGCCGCAAGCGGCTACGACAATCTGCTCGTCATCTCCATCCTGAAGGGCAGCTTCGTCTTCGCAGCCGACCTGATCCGCGCGCTGCACGACTCGGGCCTCGCTCCCGAGGTCGAGTTCATCTCGCTGTCGAGCTACGGCGCCGGCACCCAGTCGAGCGGCTCCGTCCGGGTCGTCAAGGATATCGAGAGCGACGTCGCCGGACGCGACGTTCTGCTCATTGACGACATCCTCGAATCCGGCCGCACGCTGTCCTTTGCGCGTTCGCTGATGGAGGAGCGCGGCGCCCGCCGCGTCGGCATCGCGGTGCTGCTGGAAAAGCCCGGCAAGCGCGCCGTCGCCATCGATGCCGAGCATATCGGCTTCGTCTGCCCGGACCTTTTCGTCGTCGGCTACGGCATGGATGCGGCGCATGCCTTCCGGGAACTGCCTTTTGTCGGTGTTGTCGAGGAGTAG
- a CDS encoding response regulator, producing MARILVTEDDDSVRAFVARALTLDGHQIDTAEDGADALDRLRAVGGAFDLLLSDIRMPMMDGIALAMEAAPEFPELTILLMTGFADQRERADGLDRIVHDVVPKPFSLSEIRTAVGGALAAGRERAVA from the coding sequence ATGGCGCGCATCCTGGTCACGGAAGACGACGATTCGGTCCGCGCCTTCGTCGCGCGGGCGCTGACGCTGGACGGCCATCAGATCGATACCGCCGAGGACGGCGCCGACGCGCTCGACCGGCTGCGTGCGGTCGGCGGCGCCTTCGATCTGCTCCTCAGCGACATCCGCATGCCGATGATGGACGGCATCGCCCTCGCCATGGAAGCGGCGCCTGAGTTCCCCGAACTCACGATCCTCCTGATGACCGGCTTCGCCGACCAGCGCGAGCGCGCCGACGGCCTCGATCGCATCGTGCATGACGTGGTGCCGAAGCCGTTCTCGCTGTCCGAGATCCGCACCGCCGTCGGCGGCGCGCTGGCCGCCGGCCGCGAAAGGGCTGTCGCCTAG